In a genomic window of Planctomycetaceae bacterium:
- the wrbA gene encoding NAD(P)H:quinone oxidoreductase, translating into MKIQIIFYSMYGHIYKMAEAVASGAREVDGAEVSLFQVPELVPEEALEKSGAKQAREAFSHIPIAEVDRLPEADALIFGTPTRFGNMCAQMRNFLDRTTRLWLNGSLVGKIGSVFASTATQHGGQETTITSFHTTLLHLGMIIVGVPYGETHLLNMKEITGGTPYGATTLADVDGSRQPSENELTIAKYQGRHVAQIAGKLAGK; encoded by the coding sequence ATGAAAATCCAGATCATCTTCTACAGCATGTATGGGCACATCTACAAAATGGCTGAGGCGGTGGCCTCCGGAGCACGCGAGGTCGACGGGGCGGAGGTTTCCCTGTTTCAAGTGCCCGAACTGGTGCCCGAGGAGGCGCTGGAGAAATCCGGCGCCAAGCAGGCGCGCGAGGCCTTCTCGCACATTCCCATCGCCGAGGTCGACCGCCTTCCCGAGGCCGACGCGCTGATCTTCGGCACGCCCACGCGCTTTGGCAACATGTGCGCCCAGATGCGCAACTTTCTCGACCGCACCACGCGGCTGTGGCTGAACGGGTCGCTGGTGGGCAAGATCGGCAGCGTTTTCGCCTCGACCGCCACCCAGCACGGTGGGCAGGAGACGACCATCACCAGCTTCCACACCACGCTGCTGCACCTGGGCATGATCATCGTCGGCGTGCCTTACGGTGAGACGCACCTGCTCAACATGAAAGAAATCACCGGCGGAACGCCCTACGGCGCCACCACGCTGGCCGACGTCGACGGCTCGCGCCAACCCAGCGAGAACGAACTGACCATCGCGAAATATCAAGGGCGCCACGTCGCCCAGATTGCAGGGAAACTGGCCGGGAAATAG
- a CDS encoding helix-hairpin-helix domain-containing protein: MNTPDHRRRFDLLWTARETSTILILCVLAAAAMIVSSALSQFDWIQSLPPPNEQAQARIREKIDPNTASVGSLRRLHGIGPAYAQAIVDYRSGGKTFRTRADLEHVRGLGPTRVARIISELALPGEPAAGSQEPPTDESD, encoded by the coding sequence ATGAACACCCCTGACCATCGCCGGCGATTCGATCTGCTCTGGACAGCCCGGGAAACGTCCACCATCCTGATCCTGTGCGTGCTGGCGGCCGCGGCCATGATCGTGTCTTCCGCTTTGAGCCAGTTCGATTGGATCCAGTCCCTGCCGCCACCAAACGAACAAGCCCAGGCTCGCATCCGCGAGAAGATCGACCCCAATACGGCATCGGTGGGCTCCCTTCGCCGCCTGCACGGGATCGGCCCGGCGTACGCCCAGGCCATCGTGGACTACCGCAGCGGCGGCAAGACGTTCCGCACCCGCGCGGACCTGGAACACGTCCGCGGCCTGGGCCCAACCCGCGTGGCGAGAATCATTTCTGAACTGGCCTTGCCCGGGGAACCGGCAGCCGGCAGTCAGGAACCGCCGACTGACGAAAGCGATTGA
- a CDS encoding endo-1,4-beta-xylanase yields MASQIDLTGAYIFGQDNIPVRADLAASNGQISCMKHAPGACGLALLWHAGSSGTFMLPTTRLPERGEPYNLNVEIARGQIMRLAQKREDWGLFDYVGAESLNKEFDEVRRKFARSLKPADPAEAAALADQALEQTVTLGEKAALFHADIFLTRRRAPAAAKATFGCEIDLAQTADNYRTRVREMCDFVSIPLPWKQIEPKERQYDYTAADNWIKWGVQHKKPIHSGPLLSFDPATVPEWLYIWENDFDSLRELVFEHASRIVQRYSKQVQVWNVVSGIHAHNAFNLNFEQLMELTRMTCLLVKKMAPRSQVMIELVLPWGEYYARNQRTIPPMLYADMAVQSGVKFDSFGLQMFMGVAMDGFCVRDFMQISALLDEFISLSKPVHVTACGVPSDITADPADAWEGKESIVRAGQWHAPWSQRLQAEWLQAFFRVSLSKPFVESLCWRDLSDTTPHYIPHGGLCHDPAEPKLACRELRNFRNNFLAGQRGPAPAAPAPSDEHP; encoded by the coding sequence TTGGCCAGTCAGATCGACCTGACAGGGGCGTACATCTTTGGCCAGGACAATATTCCCGTCCGCGCCGACCTGGCGGCCAGCAACGGGCAGATCTCCTGCATGAAGCACGCCCCCGGGGCCTGCGGGTTGGCGCTGCTGTGGCACGCCGGATCGTCGGGCACGTTCATGCTGCCGACCACGCGCCTGCCCGAGCGGGGCGAGCCGTACAACCTCAACGTCGAGATCGCCCGCGGGCAGATCATGCGCCTGGCCCAGAAACGCGAAGACTGGGGACTCTTCGACTACGTCGGCGCCGAGAGCCTCAACAAGGAATTCGACGAGGTCCGCCGCAAGTTCGCCCGGTCGCTTAAACCGGCCGACCCCGCCGAGGCCGCCGCCCTGGCCGACCAGGCCCTCGAACAGACTGTCACGCTGGGCGAAAAGGCCGCCCTGTTCCACGCCGACATCTTCCTGACGCGCCGGCGGGCGCCGGCGGCCGCCAAGGCCACTTTCGGCTGTGAGATCGACCTGGCCCAGACCGCCGACAACTACCGCACCCGTGTTCGCGAGATGTGCGACTTCGTCAGCATCCCGCTGCCCTGGAAGCAGATCGAGCCCAAGGAGCGGCAGTACGATTACACCGCGGCAGACAACTGGATCAAGTGGGGCGTGCAGCACAAGAAGCCCATCCACTCGGGGCCTCTGCTGAGCTTCGACCCGGCGACGGTGCCGGAGTGGCTGTACATCTGGGAGAACGACTTCGACTCGCTGCGCGAGCTGGTGTTCGAGCACGCCAGCCGCATCGTGCAGCGCTACAGCAAGCAGGTGCAGGTGTGGAACGTGGTCTCGGGCATTCACGCCCACAACGCCTTCAACCTGAATTTCGAGCAGCTCATGGAGCTGACGCGGATGACCTGCCTGCTGGTCAAGAAGATGGCCCCGCGCAGCCAGGTGATGATCGAGCTGGTCCTGCCTTGGGGCGAGTACTACGCCCGAAACCAGCGCACCATCCCGCCGATGCTCTACGCCGACATGGCCGTCCAGAGCGGCGTCAAGTTTGACTCCTTCGGTCTGCAGATGTTCATGGGCGTGGCGATGGACGGGTTCTGTGTGCGCGACTTCATGCAGATCAGCGCCCTGCTCGACGAGTTCATCAGCCTCAGCAAGCCCGTTCACGTGACGGCTTGCGGCGTGCCCTCGGACATCACCGCCGACCCCGCCGACGCGTGGGAGGGCAAGGAGTCGATCGTGCGGGCCGGGCAGTGGCATGCCCCGTGGTCGCAGCGCCTCCAGGCCGAGTGGCTGCAGGCGTTCTTCCGCGTGAGCCTGTCCAAGCCCTTCGTCGAGAGCCTCTGCTGGCGCGACCTGTCGGACACCACCCCGCACTACATCCCCCACGGCGGGCTCTGCCACGATCCGGCCGAACCCAAACTCGCTTGCCGCGAACTGCGCAACTTCCGCAACAACTTCCTGGCCGGTCAGCGCGGTCCGGCCCCTGCCGCACCGGCCCCCAGCGATGAACACCCCTGA
- a CDS encoding polysaccharide deacetylase family protein gives MRIPITMCHGCGGGPRPLDAERFERYFAIARRLGFESISYDDLAAWRFEGAALPGRPIMFDFDHAAVSIRHQIMPVMAAAGYRGNLFVHTEPLEQMHAGPIPAHDERSYMTWDEIGELVAGGWHIGAHTHTHPNLSALAMKDPSGEAIAVELQTNDDLLRRRLGVVPRDFAFTGTSWSSQAYRLVQRRYRFGRLWIIGAMYEADGKAIRYADLVGAPGADEADGGPPAAARYITEQTPPHMLPAMELQELIHDYGAFEAYLTAAL, from the coding sequence ATGCGTATCCCAATCACCATGTGCCACGGCTGCGGCGGCGGCCCGAGGCCCCTCGACGCCGAACGGTTCGAGCGTTACTTCGCCATCGCGCGAAGGCTGGGCTTCGAGTCGATCTCGTACGACGACCTGGCCGCCTGGCGGTTCGAGGGCGCTGCCCTGCCCGGGCGGCCGATCATGTTCGACTTCGACCACGCAGCCGTTTCGATCCGCCACCAGATCATGCCCGTCATGGCAGCGGCGGGATATCGCGGCAACCTGTTCGTCCACACTGAGCCGCTGGAGCAGATGCACGCCGGGCCGATACCAGCGCACGACGAGCGGTCTTACATGACCTGGGACGAGATCGGCGAGTTGGTCGCCGGCGGCTGGCACATCGGCGCCCACACGCACACGCACCCGAACCTTTCGGCGCTGGCGATGAAAGATCCCAGCGGCGAGGCGATAGCCGTCGAACTGCAGACCAACGACGATCTGCTGCGGCGGCGCCTGGGTGTCGTGCCGCGCGACTTCGCCTTTACCGGCACGAGCTGGTCGAGCCAGGCCTACCGCCTGGTGCAAAGGCGATACCGCTTCGGGCGGCTGTGGATTATCGGGGCGATGTACGAAGCCGACGGCAAGGCGATCCGCTACGCCGACCTCGTCGGCGCGCCCGGGGCGGACGAAGCAGACGGCGGCCCGCCGGCGGCCGCGAGATACATCACAGAGCAGACGCCGCCGCACATGCTGCCGGCAATGGAACTGCAGGAGTTGATTCACGATTACGGGGCGTTCGAGGCGTATCTGACTGCCGCGCTCTAG
- a CDS encoding CPBP family glutamic-type intramembrane protease translates to MTASDKNIRPDELGYFAQSRQAWNILMFITLPLLGFHMVAAWHPSGLVVPYYFNFVFQHLGASAVHLSSLLIVSTLLVAHWRTRAPWRLEPAVLIGMAVESILWTLPLVALSFLLGFMAAQTSQAATSAATALHLVTQAVGAGIYEEFFFRLVLISVALAIFVDLFEMPQRPVLMVAVTVSAIVFALCHWGGLATPEGFAWQRFFFLLLAGLLWGTIYVHRGLGIAIGSHIVWDLYAMAF, encoded by the coding sequence ATGACTGCCTCTGACAAGAACATCCGCCCGGATGAACTGGGATACTTCGCACAGTCCCGCCAGGCCTGGAATATCCTCATGTTCATCACGCTGCCGCTGCTGGGCTTCCACATGGTCGCCGCGTGGCACCCCAGCGGACTGGTCGTGCCTTACTACTTCAATTTCGTATTTCAGCACCTGGGCGCCTCGGCGGTGCATCTGTCGAGCCTGCTGATCGTCTCGACGCTGCTGGTGGCCCACTGGCGCACCCGGGCGCCGTGGCGCCTGGAACCGGCCGTCCTGATCGGGATGGCCGTCGAGTCCATCCTCTGGACGCTGCCGCTGGTGGCGCTGTCGTTCCTGCTGGGGTTCATGGCGGCCCAGACGTCCCAGGCTGCCACATCCGCGGCCACCGCGCTGCACCTGGTGACCCAGGCCGTCGGTGCGGGAATCTACGAAGAGTTCTTCTTCCGCCTGGTGCTGATCAGCGTGGCGCTGGCGATCTTCGTGGACCTCTTCGAGATGCCCCAGCGCCCGGTGCTGATGGTGGCGGTGACGGTCTCGGCGATCGTTTTCGCCCTGTGTCACTGGGGCGGCCTGGCGACGCCGGAAGGGTTTGCCTGGCAGAGGTTCTTCTTCCTGCTGCTGGCCGGGCTGCTCTGGGGCACGATCTACGTCCACCGCGGCCTGGGAATCGCCATCGGCTCGCATATCGTCTGGGACCTGTACGCGATGGCGTTCTAG